In the genome of Luteibacter yeojuensis, one region contains:
- a CDS encoding (2Fe-2S)-binding protein, with the protein MAQQGPTSPVPVPPRQEAGQPAVGKPVREGIDVIVNGKRYRHTGDETMPLLWYLRDVLRLTGAKYGCDQGDCGFCTVIVDGKAVAACQTRMEKMRGKRVTTVEGLAGDDGTLHPVQQAWIDEDAIMCGYCQPGQIMAAVELLSRQKNPSDADIDKIGNLCRCGSYGRIRKAIKRAAGAMKDGKA; encoded by the coding sequence ATGGCACAGCAAGGCCCGACGTCTCCCGTACCCGTTCCGCCCCGCCAGGAGGCCGGCCAGCCCGCGGTCGGCAAGCCGGTCCGCGAAGGCATCGACGTCATCGTCAACGGCAAACGCTATCGCCACACCGGCGACGAGACCATGCCGCTGCTGTGGTATCTGCGCGACGTGCTTCGCCTTACCGGCGCCAAGTACGGATGCGACCAGGGCGATTGCGGCTTCTGCACGGTGATCGTCGACGGCAAGGCCGTGGCCGCCTGCCAGACGAGGATGGAGAAGATGCGCGGCAAGCGCGTCACCACCGTCGAAGGCCTCGCCGGCGACGACGGCACGCTGCACCCGGTGCAGCAGGCCTGGATCGACGAGGACGCGATCATGTGCGGCTATTGCCAGCCCGGCCAGATCATGGCCGCGGTGGAACTGCTCTCGCGGCAGAAGAATCCCTCCGACGCGGACATCGACAAGATCGGCAACCTCTGCCGCTGCGGCAGCTACGGTCGCATCCGCAAGGCGATCAAGCGCGCCGCCGGTGCCATGAAGGACGGTAAGGCATGA